In Gigantopelta aegis isolate Gae_Host chromosome 6, Gae_host_genome, whole genome shotgun sequence, the following are encoded in one genomic region:
- the LOC121375050 gene encoding zinc finger protein 721-like, with amino-acid sequence MPRKLNLHAEVCVDISLQNGKTPADGKGERYRSRKKRKALSNHDNDNELNGDIKKEKDMDAFTKLVNGTHGHERLVNGVEACDTKQSETVDEDVNNTLDNNQDTNENNTVNKKQKTKCSNSTGDDLLKHVDAENEKDVNVSSGDVDLTKIKQEILSDCEYEVNGFDLEQIKTDVEGNIKQEAGVEENLIDTSLEDIYKKYVSMYYNTGNPNPLHFPGAFQGSSSKSWTGSSRLSKCKVCKKVFPCASSLARHSVIHRNRKHFPKPRISLLRPIKHEHAGHISKGLFECDICGSSFPHNSALMRHRKIHTGERPHNCSICGKGFIEAGSLARHVRTHTGEKPYACDICGKEFTESFAVVRHKRTHTGEKPYRCLLCGKEFVDSGALTRHMRIHTGEKPYKCDHCDRAFAASRSLVRHLRTHTGEKPYPCTYCGKLFRESSAVIRHTRIHTGQKPYQCYMCGKEFVESGALKRHWRVHTGEKTHSCAECGKFFSSYRSLFRHRRIHTGERPYKCEFCNKAFAESGALVRHVRIHTGEKPYSCHLCDKTFVESGALSRHIKIHMGDKKFTCDLCGRSFIDNNALEKHVRSHTDIKPYPCDICGKCFPELRSLTRHSRTHSGVKPHKCDMCDKVFSESGALKRHIRTHTGEKPFPCGDCGKCFIDSGSLARHDKIHTGLKPHSCQICNKSFSETTSLKRHELIHTGVKPYKCETCGKEFSESGTLTRHMKVHTGEKPYKCDICGKEFAESAYLVRHVRTHTGEKPYRCGTCDKAFSESGALARHEKIHSTEKEKVSFQCDECDKDFTTITMLQRHAKMHKEEMTCTMCGKKFSTAEQLEDHKEIHSGTKLYKCLVCSKEFDLWNSLERHLRIHSGEKPYECTFCGKAFVDSGALKRHVRTHTGEKPYCCDICGKGFVDSGAVSRHKKIHTGVKPHRCALCGKGFTEACSLTRHERIHEGLKPHKCEQCGKDFGEYRSLVRHIRTHTGEKPYKCDTCGKEFAESGSLVRHNRTHTGEKPYSCVVCGKNFRESGGLTRHVKTHTQGFVKEEDTQDGSDDNEESISWPEMEGVFPLPGEIQNTSEDSRSADSETNTGDDAGHSSRNGQAHDIKANCSRPTMYLNPGSGDDGEISIINHKYIDEECDGDNSDETSDDDCKVYFQPKKTYSSGGQPFQCGECGIAFFDSLMLDTHLKTHTDESVN; translated from the coding sequence ATGCCAAGAAAACTGAACTTACATGCTGAAGTGTGTGTTGACATATCCTTACAGAATGGTAAAACACCTGCAGATGGCAAAGGAGAAAGATATCGTAgtcgtaaaaaaagaaaagcttTGTCGAATCATGATAATGACAATGAACTGAATGGAGATATTAAGAAAGAGAAAGATATGGATGCCTTTACAAAACTAGTTAATGGAACTCACGGTCATGAGAGATTGGTGAATGGAGTTGAAGCATGTGATACAAAACAGTCAGAAACTGTTGATGAGGATGTAAATAACACACTGGACAATAATCAAGacacaaatgaaaataacacagtGAACAAGAAGCAAAAGACGAAGTGTTCAAACAGTACAGGTGATGATTTGTTGAAACATGTTGATGCTGAAAATGAGAAAGATGTGAACGTTTCCTCGGGGGATGTTGACCTGACTAAAATTAAGCAAGAAATTCTGTCTGATTGTGAGTATGAAGTGAACGGCTTTGATTTGGAGCAGATAAAAACTGATGTTGAAGGGAACATTAAGCAGGAGGCTGGTGTTGAAGAGAATTTGATTGACACTTCTTTGGAAGATATATATAAGAAGTATGTTAGTATGTATTACAACACGGGTAACCCTAATCCACTGCACTTCCCTGGTGCTTTCCAAGGAAGTAGCAGTAAATCATGGACAGGGAGTAGCAGACTTTCTAAGTGCAAGGTCTGCAAGAAAGTCTTTCCATGTGCTAGCTCTTTAGCAAGACATTCTGTGATACACAGAAATAGAAAGCATTTTCCCAAACCAAGAATATCACTGCTTCGTCCAATAAAGCACGAACATGCCGGCCATATTTCTAAAGGACTCTTCGAGTGTGatatatgtggatcttcattcCCTCACAACAGTGCATTGATGAGACACAGAAAGATACACACTGGAGAGAGACCTCACAATTGTTCTATATGTGGTAAAGGATTCATTGAAGCTGGCTCGCTTGCCCGCCATGTGCGAACACATACAGGTGAAAAACCATACGCCTGTGATATTTGCGGTAAGGAGTTTACCGAATCGTTTGCCGTAGTGCGACACAAACGGACCCACACGGGTGAGAAACCTTACAGGTGTTTGCTGTGTGGGAAGGAGTTTGTTGACTCCGGGGCACTGACCAGGCACATGAGAATCCACACTGGGGAGAAACCGTACAAGTGCGATCACTGTGACCGTGCTTTCGCTGCTTCGCGATCACTCGTGCGACACCTGCGCACCCACACTGGCGAAAAACCTTACCCATGTACGTACTGCGGAAAGCTGTTTCGCGAGTCGAGTGCGGTTATCAGACACACGCGCATTCACACCGGGCAGAAGCCATACCAGTGCTACATGTGTGGGAAAGAGTTTGTCGAATCGGGGGCTTTGAAACGACATTGGAGAGTTCACACAGGCGAGAAAACTCACTCATGTGCAGAGTGTGGAAAGTTCTTCAGCTCGTACAGGTCCTTGTTCAGGCATAGAAGAATTCACACTGGAGAACGTCCCTATAAATGTGAGTTTTGTAACAAAGCTTTTGCCGAATCGGGGGCTCTTGTCCGACATGTTCGCATTCATACGGGTGAGAAACCTTATAGCTGTCACCTTTGTGATAAAACATTTGTGGAGTCAGGTGCTCTGTCTAGACACATCAAGATCCATATGGGGGACAAGAAATTTACCTGTGACTTGTGTGGACGTTCGTTTATCGATAACAATGCCCTGGAGAAACATGTTCGATCTCACACTGACATTAAGCCATATCCGTGTGACATATGTGGCAAATGTTTCCCTGAACTGCGTTCGCTAACACGCCACAGCAGAACCCACTCTGGCGTGAAACCCCACAAATGTGATATGTGTGACAAAGTGTTCTCTGAGAGTGGTGCTCTTAAGCGACATATCCGGACACATACGGGAGAAAAACCTTTTCCCTGTGGCGACTGCGGAAAGTGCTTCATTGACTCTGGATCGCTTGCCAGACATGACAAGATCCACACTGGACTAAAACCACACTCGTGTCAAATCTGCAATAAGTCTTTTAGCGAAACCACGTCTCTCAAGCGACATGAGCTCATCCACACGGGAGTGAAACCCTACAAGTGTGAAACTTGTGGGAAGGAATTCTCCGAATCTGGTACACTGACGAGACACATGAAGGTTCATACGGGAGAAAAACCATATAAATGTGATATATGTGGGAAGGAGTTTGCTGAAAGTGCATACCTAGTCCGACATGTTAGAACCCATACTGGAGAGAAACCGTACAGGTGTGGGACTTGTGACAAGGCATTCTCTGAATCAGGAGCACTTGCTAGACACGAAAAGATTCATAGCACCGAGAAAGAAAAAGTGTCTTTTCAGTGTGATGAATGTGATAAAGATTTCACCACCATAACAATGCTGCAGAGACATGCAAAAATGCACAAGGAGGAAATGACATGCAccatgtgtggaaaaaagttttCTACAGCAGAGCAGCTGGAAGATCACAAAGAAATCCATTCTGGTACCAAACTCTACAAATGTTTGGTCTGCAGTAAGGAATTTGATCTGTGGAACTCGTTAGAACGGCATTTAAGAATTCATTCAGGTGAAAAGCCATATGAATGCACTTTCTGTGGCAAAGCTTTCGTCGACTCTGGCGCACTGAAGAGGCATGTCAGAACACATACGGGTGAGAAACCATACTGCTGTGACATCTGTGGAAAGGGATTTGTCGATTCGGGAGCCGTGTCCAGACACAAGAAGATTCACACGGGCGTCAAACCTCACCGCTGTGCCCTGTGCGGGAAGGGCTTCACCGAGGCCTGCTCCCTTACCAGGCACGAGCGCATCCACGAGGGTCTCAAGCCGCACAAGTGTGAGCAGTGTGGAAAGGATTTTGGAGAGTACCGGTCACTGGTGAGGCACATCCGCACACATACAGGCGAAAAACCTTACAAATGTGACACGTGTGGGAAGGAGTTCGCAGAGAGTGGCTCCCTCGTGAGACACAACAGAACgcatactggtgagaaaccttaCAGCTGTGTCGTGTGTGGTAAGAACTTCAGAGAATCTGGAGGTCTGACCAGGCATGTCAAGACTCACACGCAGGGTTTTGTGAAGGAAGAGGACACGCAGGATGGTAGTGATGATAACGAAGAGTCAATATCTTGGCCTGAGATGGAAGGAGTGTTTCCTCTACCTGGTGAGATACAAAACACTTCTGAGGACAGTCGGTCAGCCGATTCCGAGACGAACACCGGTGACGATGCTGGTCACTCGTCTCGGAATGGTCAAGCCCATGATATTAAGGCTAACTGTAGCAGGCCGACAATGTACTTAAATCCAGGATCAGGGGACGATGGAGAAATCAGTATTATAAACCACAAGTATATTGATGAAGAATGTGATGGAGATAATAGTGATGAAACTAGTGATGATGACTGCAAAGTCTATTTCCAGCCAAAGAAAACTTACAGCAGTGGAGGACAGCCTTTTCAGTGTGGTGAATGTGGAATTGCATTTTTTGATTCCTTAATGCTTGATACACACTTAAAAACACATACAGATGAAAGTGTTAACTAA